The proteins below come from a single Tachysurus fulvidraco isolate hzauxx_2018 chromosome 26, HZAU_PFXX_2.0, whole genome shotgun sequence genomic window:
- the trim32 gene encoding E3 ubiquitin-protein ligase TRIM32, which produces MAAASCLDPDLVREVLECPICLETYNQEQLRPKLLQCGHSVCRQCLEKLLASTINGVRCPFCSKVSRMSSISQLADNLTVLKIIDCASSCSSAAGLMCKSCKNRLPRHYCSDCSVVLCDACKVEGHQHQGHSVQTIRAAAEQCRKDLGGRLTTLRDTMVNIQKKKAAIDSVSKSLRLKYKAVQQEYAKSELQLQEELGRSRRAFAASLAEVEKLNSQILEEQSYLLNIAEVQVVSRCDYLTMRIKQTDTALLEEAGGNDEEELDVKSNLPVLLKLQEPELVKQENPQSLDMGQLLTKQCTVNTDEEDSQELAAAAAVTATTAPGVLYCDVDMTSTIEEAVCASPGSFKSKSVDGGGPATGGASGGQFCQFVKKMGCKGNLPGMFNLPVSICVTPHGDVLVADRGNYRIQIFNRKGFQREIRRNPSSIDNFVLSFLGADLPNLIPLSIAITPQGLIGVTDNYDNSVKVYTTDGHCIACHKNQLIKPWGIAAMPSGQFVVSDVEGGKLWCLAVDRNVGVVNYNRLCSAVRPKFVTCDSSGTVYFTQGLGLNIENRHNEHHLEGGFSIGSVGTDGQLGKQLSHFFSETEDFRCITGMCVDANGDLLVTDSGRKEILQFPKEGGYNILIQEGLTCPVGVAVTHKGQLLVLDCWDHCVKVYTYLQKRRSSTC; this is translated from the coding sequence ATGGCAGCTGCATCATGTCTGGATCCAGACCTGGTGCGAGAGGTGCTGGAGTGCCCCATCTGCCTCGAAACATACAATCAAGAGCAACTCCGTCCCAAACTGCTCCAGTGTGGCCACTCCGTATGCCGACAGTGCCTGGAGAAGCTCCTGGCGAGCACCATTAATGGCGTGAGATGCCCGTTTTGCAGCAAGGTGTCCCGAATGAGCAGCATCTCACAGCTGGCTGACAATCTCACAGTGCTGAAGATCATCGACTGCGCGAGCTCATGCAGTTCAGCGGCCGGCCTTATGTGCAAGTCCTGCAAGAACCGTCTGCCGCGTCACTACTGCTCCGACTGCTCTGTGGTACTATGCGATGCCTGCAAGGTGGAAGGTCACCAGCATCAAGGACACTCGGTGCAGACCATCCGTGCTGCTGCCGAACAGTGCCGGAAAGACCTCGGCGGAAGGCTGACAACTCTTCGAGATACCATGGTGAATATTCAAAAGAAGAAAGCGGCGATCGATAGCGTTTCGAAATCCTTGCGTCTAAAATACAAAGCGGTGCAGCAGGAGTATGCAAAGTCTGAGCTGCAGCTTCAGGAAGAGCTCGGGCGATCGCGCCGTGCTTTTGCGGCATCCCTAGCAGAGGTCGAGAAGCTCAATTCTCAGATTCTTGAGGAGCAATCGTACCTCCTGAACATCGCCGAGGTCCAGGTTGTGTCTAGGTGCGACTACTTGACCATGAGGATTAAGCAAACAGACACCGCTCTTCTAGAAGAGGCAGGCGGGAACGACGAAGAAGAGCTGGATGTAAAAAGCAATCTCCCTGTACTCCTGAAGTTGCAAGAACCTGAGCTGGTCAAACAGGAGAACCCACAGTCGTTAGATATGGGGCAGCTGCTTACCAAACAGTGTACCGTGAATACAGATGAAGAGGACAGTCAGGAAttagctgctgctgctgctgtcactGCCACCACTGCTCCTGGAGTTCTGTATTGTGATGTCGATATGACGAGCACCATAGAGGAAGCAGTGTGTGCCTCACCAGGCAGCTTTAAATCCAAATCCGTAGACGGGGGTGGACCTGCAACCGGAGGAGCGTCCGGAGGTCAGTTTTGTCAGTTTGTTAAGAAGATGGGGTGCAAAGGGAACCTTCCAGGCATGTTTAACCTGCCGGTGAGCATCTGCGTAACTCCTCATGGTGACGTTCTGGTGGCGGACCGAGGCAACTATAGAATTCAGATCTTCAATCGCAAGGGCTTCCAGCGAGAGATCCGTCGCAACCCGAGCAGCATCGATAACTTTGTCTTGAGCTTCCTAGGTGCCGACCTTCCCAATCTCATCCCCTTGTCCATTGCCATCACCCCTCAGGGACTTATCGGTGTCACGGATAACTACGATAACTCTGTCAAGGTTTACACGACGGACGGGCACTGCATCGCATGTCACAAGAACCAACTGATCAAGCCATGGGGAATTGCTGCCATGCCTTCTGGGCAGTTTGTCGTGTCCGACGTGGAAGGGGGCAAGCTCTGGTGCTTGGCGGTGGATCGAAATGTTGGGGTTGTAAACTACAATAGGTTGTGCTCAGCTGTCAGGCCTAAGTTTGTGACTTGCGACTCTTCTGGGACAGTTTACTTCACACAAGGGTTAGGACTGAACATCGAAAACAGGCATAACGAACACCATCTGGAAGGAGGGTTCTCCATCGGGTCAGTCGGGACGGACGGCCAGCTTGGGAAACAGCTAAGCCATTTTTTCTCCGAAACCGAGGATTTCCGCTGTATCACAGGAATGTGCGTGGACGCCAATGGGGACCTGCTGGTGACGGATAGCGGCCGGAAGGAGATCCTGCAGTTCCCCAAAGAAGGAGGTTATAACATTCTGATTCAGGAGGGACTGACATGTCCCGTCGGAGTGGCTGTCACACACAAAGGACAGCTTCTGGTTTTGGACTGCTGGGACCACTGTGTCAAGGTGTACACCTATTTACAGAAGCGGCGCTCTTCGACTTGTTAA